A single window of Bos javanicus breed banteng chromosome 19, ARS-OSU_banteng_1.0, whole genome shotgun sequence DNA harbors:
- the LOC133232399 gene encoding keratin-associated protein 4-9-like yields MVSSCCGSVCSDQSCGRSPCLETCCRPSCCQTTCCRTTCCRPSCGVSSCCRPVCCQPTCPRPTCCISSCYRPSCCVSSCGSSCCRPQCCQPVCCQPTCSRPACCISSCCRPSCCGSSCGSSCCRPTCCISSCCRPRCCQSVCCQPTCSRISSCCRPSCCGSSCCLRPVCGRVSCHTTCYRPTCVISTCPRPVCCPSSCC; encoded by the coding sequence ATGGTCAGCTCCTGTTGTGGCTCCGTCTGCTCTGACCAGAGCTGTGGCCGAAGTCCCTGCCTGGAGACCTGCTGCCGGCCCAGCTGCTGCCAGACCACCTGCTGCAGGACCACCTGCTGCCGCCCCAGCTGTGGTGTGTCCAGCTGCTGCCGCCCGGTCtgctgccagcccacctgccctcGCCCCACCTGCTGCATCTCTAGCTGCTACCGCCCCTCCTGCTGTGTTTCCAGCTGTGGTTCCAGCTGCTGCAGGCCCCAGTGCTGCCAGCCTGTGTGCTGCCAGCCCACCTGCTCTCGCCCCGCCTGCTGCATCTCTAGCTGCTGCCGCCCCTCCTGCTGTGGGTCCAGCTGCGGTTCCAGCTGCTGCAGGCCTACCTGCTGCATCTCCAGCTGCTGCAGGCCCCGGTGCTGCCAGTCTGTGTGCTGCCAGCCCACCTGCTCCCGCATCTCCAGCTGCTGCCGCCCCTCTTGCTGTGGCTCCAGCTGCTGCCTGCGCCCAGTGTGTGGCCGGGTCTCCTGCCACACCACTTGCTATCGCCCCACCTGTGTCATCTCCACCTGTCCCCGCCCCGTGTGCTGTCCTTCTTCTTGCTGCTAA
- the LOC133232398 gene encoding keratin-associated protein 4-8-like, whose product MNTAVSVGYKRGQAAEILQITKFTLLLTSEPPPSDTMVSSCCGSVCSDQSCGRSLCQETCCRPTCCRTTCCRTTCCRPSCGVSSCCRPVCCQPTCPRPTCCISSCYRPSCCGSSCGSSCCRPTCCISSCCRPQCCQPVCCQPTCSLISSCCRPSCCGSSSCGSSCCRPSCCLRPVCGRVSCHTTCYRPTCVISTCPRPVCCPSSCC is encoded by the coding sequence ATGAACACAGCAGTCTCAGTAGGGTATAAAAGAGGACAAGCAGCAGAGATACTTCAAATCACTAAGTTCACTCTCCTATTAACATCAGAACCTCCACCCTCGGACACCATGGTCAGCTCCTGTTGTGGTTCCGTCTGCTCTGACCAGAGCTGTGGCCGAAGTCTCTGCCAGGAGACCTGCTGCCGGCCCACCTGCTGCAGGACCACCTGCTGCAGGACCACCTGCTGCCGCCCCAGCTGTGGTGTGTCCAGCTGCTGCCGCCCAGTCtgctgccagcccacctgccctcGCCCCACCTGCTGCATCTCTAGCTGCTACCGCCCCTCCTGCTGTGGGTCCAGCTGTGGTTCCAGCTGCTGCAGGCCTACCTGCTGCATCTCCAGCTGCTGCAGGCCCCAGTGCTGTCAGCCTGTGTGCTGCCAGCCCACCTGCTCCCTCATCTCCAGCTGCTGCCGCCCCTCATGCTGTGGCTCCAGCTCCTGTGGCTCCAGCTGCTGCCGCCCGAGCTGCTGCCTGCGCCCAGTGTGTGGCCGGGTCTCCTGCCACACCACTTGCTATCGCCCCACCTGTGtcatctccacctgcccccgCCCTGTGTGCTGTCCCTCTTCTTGCTGCTGA
- the LOC133231614 gene encoding keratin-associated protein 4-9-like, which produces MVSSCCGSICSDQSCGRSLCQGTCCRPSCCQTTCCRTTCCRPSCGVSSCCRPVCCQPTCPRPTCCISSCYRPSCSGSSCGSSCCCRPTCCISSCCRPQCCQPVCCQPTCSRPACCISSCYCPSCCGSSYGSSCCRPTCCISSCCRPRCCQSVCCQPTCSRISSCCRPSCCGSSCCLRPVCGRVSCHTTCYRPTCVISTCPRPVCCPSSCC; this is translated from the coding sequence ATGGTCAGCTCCTGTTGTGGCTCCATCTGCTCTGACCAGAGCTGTGGCCGAAGTCTCTGCCAGGGGACCTGCTGCCGGCCCAGCTGCTGCCAGACCACCTGCTGCAGGACCACCTGCTGCCGCCCCAGCTGTGGTGTGTCCAGCTGCTGCCGCCCGGTCtgctgccagcccacctgccctcGCCCCACCTGCTGCATCTCTAGCTGCTACCGCCCCTCCTGCTCTGGTTCCAGCTGTGgttccagctgctgctgcaggCCTACCTGCTGCATCTCCAGCTGCTGCAGGCCCCAGTGCTGCCAGCCTGTGTGCTGCCAGCCCACCTGCTCTCGCCCCGCCTGCTGCATCTCTAGCTGCTACTGCCCCTCCTGCTGTGGGTCCAGCTATGGTTCCAGCTGCTGCAGGCCTACCTGCTGCATCTCCAGCTGCTGCAGGCCCCGGTGCTGCCAGTCTGTGTGCTGCCAGCCCACCTGCTCCCGCATCTCCAGCTGCTGCCGCCCCTCTTGCTGTGGTTCAAGCTGCTGCCTGCGCCCAGTGTGTGGCCGGGTCTCCTGCCACACCACTTGTTATCGCCCCACCTGTGtcatctccacctgcccccgCCCCGTGTGCTGTCCCTCctcttgctgctga